One window of the Populus nigra chromosome 4, ddPopNigr1.1, whole genome shotgun sequence genome contains the following:
- the LOC133692852 gene encoding uncharacterized protein LOC133692852, with protein MNAFKAFKAQVPIAWSPHLYITLVRGIPGTRRLHRRTLEALRLRKCNRTVMRWNTPTVRGMLQQVKRLVVIETEEMYKARKQNEVNHRAVRPPLVINHLPASASSS; from the exons ATGAATGCATTCAAAGCCTTCAAAGCCCAAGTTCCAATTGCATGGAGTCCGCACCTGTATATAACTTTGGTGAGGGGCATTCCGGGAACTAGGAGACTTCATAGGCGTACCTTAGAGGCATTGCGTCTTCGTAAGTGCAACCGGACTGTCATGCGATGGAATACTCCTACAGTCAGGGGAATGCTCCAGCAG GTGAAGAGGTTAGTTGTGATTGAGACAGAAGAGATGTACAAGGCCCGCAAACAAAATGAAGTAAACCACCGAGCTGTACGCCCGCCATTGGTCATAAACCACTTACCTGCCTCTGCAAGCAGTTCTTAG
- the LOC133692851 gene encoding protein NRT1/ PTR FAMILY 6.4-like: MVLAAGLGGEDGAHNDLAVDFRGIPVDKSRTGGWLAAGLILVTELSERICVMGISMNLVTYLVGVLHISSAKSANMVTNFMGTLNLLGLFGGFLADAKLGRYLTVAIFAIITALGVSLLTAATTIPSMRPPPCDDYRKQNHQCIEVKGNQLVLLYAALYTVALGGGGIKSNVSGFGSDQFDQTDPKEEKTMIFFFNRFYFCISMGSLFAVIVLVYVQDNVGRGWGYGISAGTMVIAVAVLICGTPRYRFKKPRGSPLTIIWRVSLLAWKKRRHPYPSHPSLLNGYDSATVPYSEKLKCLDKAAIMDDPTSIGAQKNDPWIVSTVMEVGEVKMVLKLIPIWSTCILFWTVYSQMTTFTIEQATFMDRKVGSLVIPSGSYSTFLFITILLFTSLNERLFVPLARKLTHNAQGLTSLQRIGAGLFLSILAMVAAASIEKERRETAIQQSTKISAFWLVPQYFLVGAGEAFVYVGQLEFFIREAPARMKSMSTGLFLSTISMGFFVSSLLVSLVDKATKKIWLRSNLNKGRLNNFYWLLAVLGGLNFFVFLAFARGHQYKVQHYIKPKNCSEKGFKPVGDLTALEMVKEEGMI, from the exons ATG GTTTTAGCAGCAGGCCTGGGCGGGGAAGATGGCGCACATAATGATCTTGCAGTAGACTTTCGAGGAATTCCTGTGGACAAGTCCAGAACTGGAGGATGGCTTGCTGCGGGGCTCATTCTGG TAACCGAACTTTCGGAGAGAATATGTGTCATGGGCATATCAATGAATTTAGTGACATACCTCGTCGGAGTATTGCATATTTCATCGGCAAAATCTGCAAACATGGTCACCAACTTCATGGGTACTCTCAACCTTCTTGGCCTCTTTGGAGGTTTCTTGGCAGATGCTAAGCTCGGTCGGTACTTGACAGTTGCGATCTTCGCAATAATAACTGCTTTG GGGGTTAGTCTACTAACAGCAGCCACAACCATTCCAAGCATGAGACCCCCACCATGCGATGACTACAGGAAACAGAATCATCAGTGCATTGAGGTGAAAGGAAATCAACTGGTTCTGCTATATGCAGCGCTTTATACTGTAGCCCTTGGTGGTGGTGGAATTAAGTCCAATGTCTCAGGTTTTGGATCTGATCAGTTCGATCAAACAGATCCCAAGGAGGAGAAGacaatgattttcttcttcaatcggttttatttttgcattagCATGGGGTCATTGTTTGCAGTTATAGTGCTAGTATATGTACAAGATAACGTCGGAAGAGGGTGGGGGTATGGAATTTCAGCAGGGACAATGGTGATCGCAGTAGCAGTGTTGATCTGTGGGACTCCACGGTACCGTTTCAAGAAGCCTCGAGGTAGCCCATTAACTATCATATGGAGGGTATCGTTATTGGCATGGAAGAAAAGGAGACATCCTTATCCTTCACATCCCAGCCTTCTGAATGGGTATGATAGTGCCACAGTTCCCTACTCAGAGAAACTCAA GTGTCTTGACAAGGCTGCAATCATGGATGATCCCACCTCCATCGGTGCACAAAAAAATGACCCTTGGATAGTATCTACTGTTATGGAAGTTGGGGAGGTGAAGATGGTACTAaagctcatcccaatttggtctACATGTATCCTCTTTTGGACAGTTTACTCTCAAATGACTACTTTTACCATTGAGCAAGCAACCTTCATGGATCGAAAAGTCGGCTCTTTGGTTATTCCTTCAGGTTCATACTCCACCTTTCTCTTCATCACCATTCTCCTCTTTACATCCCTAAATGAAAGGCTCTTCGTTCCCCTGGCTCGAAAGCTCACCCACAATGCACAGGGGCTGACAAGCCTCCAAAGGATTGGAGCTGGACTCTTTCTTTCAATACTAGCCATGGTGGCTGCTGCTAGcattgagaaagaaagaagggaaaCTGCTATTCAACAATCTACAAAGATAAGCGCCTTCTGGCTAGTCCCTCAATACTTCCTAGTGGGTGCTGGGGAGGCTTTCGTCTATGTTGGACAACTTGAGTTTTTCATCAGAGAGGCACCAGCAAGGATGAAATCAATGAGCACTGGGCTTTTCCTCAGCACCATCTCAATGGGTTTCTTTGTTAGCAGTTTGCTGGTGTCTTTAGTTGACAAAGCTACCAAGAAAATCTGGCTGAGGAGCAACTTGAACAAGGGGAGGTTGAATAACTTCTATTGGTTACTAGCAGTGCTAGGAGGGTTGAACTTCTTCGTTTTCCTAGCATTTGCGAGGGGACATCAGTACAAAGTCCAGCACTATATCAAACCCAAAAACTGTAGCGAGAAAGGGTTTAAACCTGTAGGTGATTTGACTGCTTTAGAGATGGTGAAGGAGGAGGGAATGATTTAA